From Planctomycetota bacterium:
TTGTTCCTGGTCACGCCAGGTGTTTTCGAGGTTGCGCATCCGGCCGTGAACGGCGCCGACGAGCGATTCGAGGTCACGGTTGAAGCGGGCGAGGTCCTTGGCGAACTTACGCAACTCCCCAGGGTCGACGATGGCTTGGGACATGCGTGCAGGGTAACGGTTTGGCGTCTAGCATGCCCGGACATGTCCGAGACGAAATACAAGATCGTGTTGACCCGCCACGGCCAGAGCGAGTGGAACAAGAGCAATCAGTTCACCGGCTGGACGGACGTGCCACTCACCGAGCAGGGCCGCGAGGAAGCACGCGCCGGCGGGCAGTTGCTCAAGGACGAGGGGTACACATTCGACATCGCTTACACCTCCCGTCTCAAGCGGGCGATCAACACGCTCTGGGAAGTGCTCGACGTGATGGATCTGGCATGGATCGACGTCGTCCGTGACTGGCACCTCAACGAACGGCACTACGGCGCGCTGCAGGGTTTGAACAAGGCCGAGACTGCCGAGAAGCACGGCGATGATCAAGTGTTGATCTGGCGGCGCAGCTACGACACGCCGCCACCGCCGCTCGAAGCCGACGACGAACGCGCCCCGCACCACGATCGCCGCTACGACGACGTGCCGCGCGACCAGTTGCCGTACACCGAGTGTTTGAAGGACACGGTCGAGCGTGTGATGCCGTACTGGTACGAGAACATCGTGCCGCAGATCAAGGCGGGCAAGCGTGTACTCATTGCCGCCCACGGCAACTCGCTGCGAGCGTTGGTGAAGTACCTTGACGGAATCAGCGACGAGGACATCGTGAGCCTGAACATCCCGACGGGCGTGCCGCTGGTGTACGAGCTGGACGCGGACTTGAAGCCGGTGAAGAGCTACTACCTCGGTGACCAGGAAGCGATCGCGGCGAAGGCCGCGGCCGTGGCGGCGCAGGGAAAGAGTAAGTAGA
This genomic window contains:
- the gpmA gene encoding 2,3-diphosphoglycerate-dependent phosphoglycerate mutase, with translation MSETKYKIVLTRHGQSEWNKSNQFTGWTDVPLTEQGREEARAGGQLLKDEGYTFDIAYTSRLKRAINTLWEVLDVMDLAWIDVVRDWHLNERHYGALQGLNKAETAEKHGDDQVLIWRRSYDTPPPPLEADDERAPHHDRRYDDVPRDQLPYTECLKDTVERVMPYWYENIVPQIKAGKRVLIAAHGNSLRALVKYLDGISDEDIVSLNIPTGVPLVYELDADLKPVKSYYLGDQEAIAAKAAAVAAQGKSK
- a CDS encoding WXG100 family type VII secretion target, translating into MSQAIVDPGELRKFAKDLARFNRDLESLVGAVHGRMRNLENTWRDQEQRKFSDAFNDTVRMLARFVDQSEQHVAFLNKKAELAEEYLKGR